The sequence below is a genomic window from Limnochordia bacterium.
TCCCTTAGGGCCCGGAGATACTGCCGTGTAGATACTAGATTGCCTGTTTTGGTTAATGGTGTGCCCGGACGAATTGTGAATTTGAGCGCTACTGGAGCCCTTGTTCTCAGTGCCTTTGAGGGTTTGGTTGATGAAGAGGTGGAGCTCAAGTTTAAACTAGCCCCGGATACAGAACCCCTAGAGGTTGATGCCCGCATTGTGCGGATCGAGGAAACCCTATTTGGCAAACAGAATAGGGCCGCGATGGATTTCCTGGATATTTCGCAAAAACAACAAGAAGCCATCATCAAGTATATCCTTGAGACCCAACGCAAATATTTGCAGAAGGGCACTTTGTTGCCGGACAGCATCTCCCATCGGCGCAGACCATTTTAAAGCTATTGCCCAAGGGTTAGCCAGTTACGACTCATGAGTCTGATCTCTTCAATGGCCTTGGCCTTGTCACTAAACTCCAAGGCGGTTTGTAAGCGGATTAGCTGTTCCTCAAAGGCTGCTACTTCAGATTTTTCCAGGCTAATCTGCGCCTGGGTGAGAAATTTACTCCAGGTCTTGCGCAGTTGTTCATGGGTGTTTTGAGCCTGATTCCAGTCCTCTGCACCCACCTGTCTGTGCAGTTTACCAAACAAGGACGGGACCGTAACATCTGACCCAATCGGACCTTCAATTAAGAACCTTATGTTCATGACGAGAACCATCACAACAAAAAGTACAACGACCCCGGAATACAGAAGAACGCGCTGCAGCATGATCCAACCTCCCTCAATCAGGTCCTTCATAGTCACTGGGATTAACGGTACCTGGGAAAGTCAACCGATCCTTCACCGTATCGACGTATAGAGTGCCTTGGGTATCTATTGCCGCATAGAATATCTCCTTAATACTTTTTATCCCCAGTTGCTGTAACTGATCCTGAAGCCATTTCTGATCAAGCCCTAACTGCTCTAGATTCTGGTTAATGACGATACCATTAACGATTACCTCCACGTTTACGCCTTCGTAGTTGGTTTCAAGATTTAGATCCTCCGGTGTTACGGGGCGTTTTTGGGATTTGAGTTGTACACTAAGTTGTCCACTTGGTTCGAGTAAGGCGAATTCCACATCCATGATGTTGAAAACACTCTTGCCATGCAAAGCACTAATCAAGGTATCGATTGGATAGCGGGCCTTTTCCATATTGCGTTCGAGGATCTTGCCATTGTGAACTAACACCACGGATTCCCCTTGGATAATATTAGACCAGCGACGATTACGAATTGTGATTACTTGCATGATTATTACAAGACCTGCCCAGGTAGTAAGGCCCACCCAATGGTGCATGGCAATACTTGAGAGGTCTGTGGACATCGTCGCCGCAATAGAGCCAATGGTGATACCATTAACATAGTCAAAGAAGCTAAGCTCTGCAATTTGTTTCTTGCCCAATATCCGTGCATAGAGGAATAAAGTTAGAAAGGCAAACACGGAGCGAACGAAGACAACTAGATTGACAGACAAATTCATCACCCATCAATAGATTGACCAAACCAAGGGAAATGATACTTCCAAAATCGGCCGGATTGGTTCTTGGGTTTTGCATAAAGACATCATTTAGTCATTATTTGGAGTGGTTTGCAGGAATTATCCAGGGGGAATGTCGAATTTTAACACAGTAGAGAGTCGATGAAGACATAAGGGGGATACTCGTGAAGAAGCTGGGAATTGGGATTGTTGGCTATGGTTTCATGGGTCGGGTGCACTTAGCTGCCTATATGAGCATACCGGTGTACTACCCAACGCGCACCTTTGAACCAGTAGTTATGGGGGTTTGTAGTCGCAGCGGAGCAAGTATCAAACAGGCCCAACAAAGCCACAATTTCCACTTTGTCACTACGGATTATGCAGAACTTTTGGCCCGTGACGGGATCGATGTGGTAGATATTTGCACCCCTAACTACTTGCATAAACCAATGATCATTGCTGCCCTAAAGGCAAACAAGCATGTCTATGTGGACAAGCCCTTGGCTTTAGACGCGGTTGAGGCAGAAGAGATTCTTGAGGTAGCGAGCAGAAGCTCGAAAAAGGTGCAAGTAGGGTTTCAATATAGATACATTCCTGCCGTGATGCGAGCAAAGCAGTTAATTGAACAAGGCGCGGTGGGGGAGGTATATCATTTTCACGCGGCCTATCTGCATGCTGGGTACACCGACAAAGATCGGCCAATGAGTTGGCGTTTACGAAAATCCCTGGCTGGTGGTGGTGCATTGTTTGATTTGGGCTCCCATGTGGTTGACCTAATGGCGTACCTATTAGGTGATTTTGCCCGGGTGCGTGCGTCAAGCCAGACCTTCATTAAGCAAAGACCCTCATCAGAGGGCTCCTCAGTAATGGAATCAGTCGATGTCGATGACTACAGCATGATCGAAGCGATCATGGAGCAGGGGGGCCGGGGGGTCATTGAGGTCTCTCGCTTTGCCACAGGCTCCAATAATGATTTATCCTTTAGCATCTACGGTAGCTCTGGAGCCTTGAGGTTTAACCTTATGGAACCTAATTGGCTTTATTACTACAATGCCGCTTTACCAGGAGACCCCTACGGGGGGCTAAGAGGTTACAGCAGAATTGAGTGTGTGAACAGATACGACGATAGCGATTTCCCAGGACCAAAACATGAGATCGGGTGGATGAGGTATCATATCGCTGCTCAGTATGCTTTCTTAACAAGTATTGCGTTAGGGACTCCCCCAAGCCCGGGTGTTGCTGAGGCCTATCATGTGCAGCAGGTCCTGTCGGCGGCAGCAAGATCTGTTTCCCAAGGTTGTTGGGAAAACGTCTAAAAGGTGTCCTTGTACCTTGATATGTAAACTAGACACTATAGATTACAGTGCACAGGGTGATTTCCCGAAACACTGTGACCATCACTAGACTCTATCTGGCATTTATTCAAAGGGCTCGGACCAGAGAATAACACGTTGCTTAACTGGGTTAGTGCTCCTGACGTGGGACAAAGTCTCAATGCTTCCATTGACATTGGTTACAAGGAACGCTCAGAAGAGCTCTATCTTGAGATTGGACAATATGGAGATAATGGAGAAATCGACTATGAGATCGAAGTTGAGTTTCTGGAGCTCGATGATGTTTTTGAAAGGAACGATCTCTTTACTCAAGCGCAATGGATCGAGGTGGACAAAGAAGTAACCGGATACATCTTTCCCCGGGGTGATCGGGAAAGGCATTGCCTGGGCATCCCGCAGCCTGGGCAGGTGGTGGTAACCCTATCCAGTCCTGATCCAGCTATCCGGCCTAGCCTTAGGCTGGTTTCCCCAGATAATTATACAAGGGTAAACTGGACTAGCGCAGAGGATTTTGGCAAGAGTGTCTCCAACCAGATGGATATCCTTGAACCGGGACTGCTATTTGTGGAAGCACAGTATTACGGCGATGAACGTCGCTCTACTCAGGCTTATACCACAAAAAGCACATGGACGCCGGTAGTTGATGAGTCTGAACCAAACAATGATCTTAGTCAGCGCACCTTTATTTCCTTAGGAGAGATGGTATCAGCACATATCTTTCCTGTGGGGGATAGAGATTGGTATGAAATTGGCACAGAGAAGATGGGTTTCCTACACATTGAGGTCTCTTCAAAGGATTCAGCTATGCTGATGGGTCTTCGGGTTGTCTCCGAGGCACTTGCAAACTGGATCTATACTGAAAACTCGCTAGACAAGCTAAATACCACCATTCAAGCGCTACCAGGGAAATGTGTTCTCGAGATCGCACAAAGGGGCGACAACAGACGGAGTACTCTGCCTTATCAGGTTCAAGTTAGCTTAGAGGAAGTTGTGGATACATTTGAACCTAATAACCGTTTTTTCCAGGCGGCTCCTATTACCGTTGGGGTGCCGGTTCAGGGTACTATCTTTCCAACAGGAGACCGGGATTGGTATTCCTATACTCTGTTCGCAGAGAGTGAGGTCAGCATTGAGACTATAGGTGATAGTCCCTTGCAGATGGAAACAACAATACTGCAGTTTACTGGACCTATGCCGCCCAAGCCGGGGAGAAGGCAGAGATTCAAAGGAAGCTGGGAGCGGGTACTTATTTCATCGAGGTTACGCACTACGATGATCGCGTTGCTAGAAGGCAGCCATATACACTGACGATATCAACAAAGTAGCTTGGAATCTGCAGGATGAGTAGATATTTGGTATACTTGGTCTAGACGGAGGTAGTGAGTATGCCTTTCTGCTAAAGGGTTAGGGTGCTCACTACCCATTGGTTGAAGGACCAAGCTGGTGTTTTAACGCTTTAGCCGGAGGGTTGACGATGGAACACCCATGCGATCTTTATTCTAAATCCCTGTGGGCATGCCCCTATAGTTCATATATCGTGTATTACTACCGCCGGAATTTCGCACCGGGTTACTCCCTGACTTCCCACGGCCACGGCCAGGCGGAGATAATGTATGTGGAGTCCGGAGAGATTACCCTGGAATTTCCCGAAAAACAGGTAGATTTACAAGCCTCAGACTTTGTTGTGATTAACGGAGGAGTATATCATGGTAAGCTCCCCGTGGTTAAGGAATGCCGCATCACTAACTGCGAGTTCTTCTTTGAATACGATCCCAGTGGAGTGATCACTACTCTTTCTGTAGCAAGGAAGCTTAACCAAACCCAGTGGCCCTTTGCCTACGGTCACCCGTGGTTGAAGGGGACGGATACAGGAACAGTAGGTAAAGCCTTAGCGGACCTCGTTGAGCTCCTAGATAGTCGCGAGGAACAACTACTCATCGATCTAGCATTCTGGCGACTATTTGCGGAGCTATCTTTAACCATCGGGCAACCCTTGCGAAGCTTTGACGTACCCAACTTGCATGTGAACCGAGCCATCAGGTTCATGCGCGCGCGCTACAGTTGGGACCTAAGTATTGAGGACATAAGTAAGCACCTGCAATTGAACCGCAGCTACTTTAGTCGTATCTTTAAAGAAGTCACGAATCAGACACCCAATGAATACTTAACCAGACTAAGGATCAAACAGGCGAAGAAATTACTAGTTACAACGGATCTTTCCATTATTGATATCTGCCAAGATGTGGGCATCAAGAACCAACAACATTTCTCAAAGTTGTTTTCTCGTTATGTAGGTGTTGCACCTAGTACTTACCGGCGAGAGTATGAAGTAAAAAGCTCCTGGCGGGGTGGTAATCGGTACCCCACCGTTGAAGATGGCTGTGATCGATATCTAGGGTCACAATCCGACACGTTCCAGCAGCAAAAGGACACAAACAGACAAGCAAAGTAATCTGAAATGGGTATATTAAAGATGAACTGACTTTTGCGAAAGGTGGCCGTGGAACGTGAAGAAAATCGCATTTATAGGAGCTGGCAGCCTGGGTTTCTCCCGGCGGCTAATGATTGACATTCTATCTTTCCCTGCACTACAAGATTGTATGTTTTCACTGATGGACATCGATGAGTTTCGCCTCGGATATGTTGAGCGGATTGCAAAACGGATCATCGATGAAGGAGGGTATCCAGCCAAATTCGAAGTCACTACGGATCGGAAAAAGGCAATCGAAGGTGCCGACTATGTAATCATCATGATCTTGGCAAATGGGTTTGAGGCAATCAAACCGGAGATTGAAATACCCTTAAAATATGGTGTGGATCAATGCATCGGTGATACTACTGGCCCCGGCGGGATCTTTCGCGGGTTACGGACCATACCCATGATCCTGGATATCTGTCGAGATGTAGAGAAGTATGCACCTAATGCCTTCGTGCTCAACTACACCAATCCCATGAGCATTCTTTGTACTGCTATGAACAAAGCCACCTCTGTTAGGAATGTAGGGCTTTGCCATAGTGTACAAGGAACAGCCGCCCTAATTGCCAATTGGGTGGGGATTCCCTATGATGAGTTTGACTACCTTGTGGCTGGGATTAATCACCAAGCTTGGTTCCTCAAGGCGGAACACAATGGTAAGAGTGTGTACCCAACGCTAAGGGAAAAAATCGCCGATGAGGAAATATATAACAGTGATACCACCAGGTTTGAAATGTTTAAGCACCTAGATTATTTCGTCACCGAATCAAGCGGACACAACTCAGAGTATAACCCCTGGTTTAGGAAACGCCCGGATCTACTGCAAAAGTATACCCCGGGTGGCAGTTGGAATGGGGGAACAGGCTTTATCCTTCAGCTGTACGGCAAGGATCGGGAGGATTTTGCCCAAGACCTGGAGCGCATGGCCTCTGGCGAAGACAAGATCAACTTCAACCGGAGTAACGAGTATGGTTCACAGATTATCAATGCCATGGAAACAGACGCGCCCTTCCGGTTCAATGGAAACGTAGCAAACAATGGGTTCATCAGCAATCTACCCACTGGTAGTTGCGTTGAGGTACCTTGTTATGCGGATTCCCACGGATTGTCTCCTATGGTTGTGGGAGCATTACCCTCACAGCTGGTAATACTGAACCAGATTCATGTGGCCATGGCCGACATGACCGTGGAAGCATCCTTAACGGGCAATAAACGGCTGGTATTCCAAGCTATTGCCCACGACCCCCTCACGTCAGCAGTACTGTCACTACAGGAAATAGAAGATATGGTTGATGAATTGTTCGCTTCTCAAAGTAAATGGCTGCCCCAATTCAAATAATCACGGTCTTGCATCCGGGATGATACTTCATCCCGGATGCACCTTTCCAGCATGAAACCCCT
It includes:
- a CDS encoding PilZ domain-containing protein; amino-acid sequence: MGETTKFFSEGTTVLIELGLRSRKRYQGTINERDQDFLYLTVSKIAGRRIKPGSIICLHQDADEITYIARVRVLAVEDRKSMVLLKTQIPRTVESLRARRYCRVDTRLPVLVNGVPGRIVNLSATGALVLSAFEGLVDEEVELKFKLAPDTEPLEVDARIVRIEETLFGKQNRAAMDFLDISQKQQEAIIKYILETQRKYLQKGTLLPDSISHRRRPF
- a CDS encoding DUF4363 family protein, which encodes MLQRVLLYSGVVVLFVVMVLVMNIRFLIEGPIGSDVTVPSLFGKLHRQVGAEDWNQAQNTHEQLRKTWSKFLTQAQISLEKSEVAAFEEQLIRLQTALEFSDKAKAIEEIRLMSRNWLTLGQ
- a CDS encoding DUF421 domain-containing protein; the encoded protein is MSVNLVVFVRSVFAFLTLFLYARILGKKQIAELSFFDYVNGITIGSIAATMSTDLSSIAMHHWVGLTTWAGLVIIMQVITIRNRRWSNIIQGESVVLVHNGKILERNMEKARYPIDTLISALHGKSVFNIMDVEFALLEPSGQLSVQLKSQKRPVTPEDLNLETNYEGVNVEVIVNGIVINQNLEQLGLDQKWLQDQLQQLGIKSIKEIFYAAIDTQGTLYVDTVKDRLTFPGTVNPSDYEGPD
- a CDS encoding Gfo/Idh/MocA family oxidoreductase gives rise to the protein MKKLGIGIVGYGFMGRVHLAAYMSIPVYYPTRTFEPVVMGVCSRSGASIKQAQQSHNFHFVTTDYAELLARDGIDVVDICTPNYLHKPMIIAALKANKHVYVDKPLALDAVEAEEILEVASRSSKKVQVGFQYRYIPAVMRAKQLIEQGAVGEVYHFHAAYLHAGYTDKDRPMSWRLRKSLAGGGALFDLGSHVVDLMAYLLGDFARVRASSQTFIKQRPSSEGSSVMESVDVDDYSMIEAIMEQGGRGVIEVSRFATGSNNDLSFSIYGSSGALRFNLMEPNWLYYYNAALPGDPYGGLRGYSRIECVNRYDDSDFPGPKHEIGWMRYHIAAQYAFLTSIALGTPPSPGVAEAYHVQQVLSAAARSVSQGCWENV
- a CDS encoding AraC family transcriptional regulator; the protein is MEHPCDLYSKSLWACPYSSYIVYYYRRNFAPGYSLTSHGHGQAEIMYVESGEITLEFPEKQVDLQASDFVVINGGVYHGKLPVVKECRITNCEFFFEYDPSGVITTLSVARKLNQTQWPFAYGHPWLKGTDTGTVGKALADLVELLDSREEQLLIDLAFWRLFAELSLTIGQPLRSFDVPNLHVNRAIRFMRARYSWDLSIEDISKHLQLNRSYFSRIFKEVTNQTPNEYLTRLRIKQAKKLLVTTDLSIIDICQDVGIKNQQHFSKLFSRYVGVAPSTYRREYEVKSSWRGGNRYPTVEDGCDRYLGSQSDTFQQQKDTNRQAK
- the melA gene encoding alpha-galactosidase, whose product is MKKIAFIGAGSLGFSRRLMIDILSFPALQDCMFSLMDIDEFRLGYVERIAKRIIDEGGYPAKFEVTTDRKKAIEGADYVIIMILANGFEAIKPEIEIPLKYGVDQCIGDTTGPGGIFRGLRTIPMILDICRDVEKYAPNAFVLNYTNPMSILCTAMNKATSVRNVGLCHSVQGTAALIANWVGIPYDEFDYLVAGINHQAWFLKAEHNGKSVYPTLREKIADEEIYNSDTTRFEMFKHLDYFVTESSGHNSEYNPWFRKRPDLLQKYTPGGSWNGGTGFILQLYGKDREDFAQDLERMASGEDKINFNRSNEYGSQIINAMETDAPFRFNGNVANNGFISNLPTGSCVEVPCYADSHGLSPMVVGALPSQLVILNQIHVAMADMTVEASLTGNKRLVFQAIAHDPLTSAVLSLQEIEDMVDELFASQSKWLPQFK